Proteins encoded by one window of Campylobacter concisus:
- a CDS encoding AtpZ/AtpI family protein: MVKFKIKDIVAGAEQLSLGVSIVVAILLGTGLGYFVKKATNFTPALWIGFAIGIAAAILNVYKAYKAQIKSLDELKDESRYKGYTKDDDEDD, translated from the coding sequence ATGGTAAAATTTAAGATAAAAGATATCGTAGCAGGTGCTGAGCAGCTAAGCCTTGGTGTTTCAATAGTAGTTGCGATCTTGCTTGGCACTGGACTAGGGTATTTTGTAAAAAAAGCTACAAATTTCACGCCAGCTCTTTGGATAGGCTTTGCTATTGGCATCGCAGCTGCTATTTTAAACGTCTATAAAGCTTACAAAGCACAGATAAAAAGCTTAGATGAGCTAAAAGATGAAAGCAGATACAAAGGCTACACAAAAGACGATGATGAGGACGATTAG